From a single Brassica napus cultivar Da-Ae chromosome C9, Da-Ae, whole genome shotgun sequence genomic region:
- the LOC106431623 gene encoding histone-lysine N-methyltransferase ATXR7 isoform X6 codes for MVALDSYFPRKRLSALEPNFSGSTCIGVYSSDDSIAAQDYSCDDSCDDLATVSSARCDFDELCGLDSALEMSCRSNGEGREVHEAGGGSGGTDKSEVPGYNTMYASGWMYVNQQGEMCGAYTQQQLFDGLSTGFLPEDLLVYPTINGYMQNSVPLKYFKQFPQHVATGFAYLHNGMINVHQHETRAEHTASSAAHLISHPPQPSSNGSLLDQRMLNQEEVNLLASFISLGSEHACWFLVDAEGRNHGPYSLLELYNWQQHGHVSDAAMIRDVENKLRPITLASLIGVWRDKCGGENCDESMSGASFISEVSEELSSQLQGGIIKIARRALLDEIISSAISDFLKAKKRDEHLKSDPPSSAANVVKCISSQVINPEKTAVSTTEAAGCENIENEEDPSRIVSESLKYTKSVGSAENFETSCSAVCGILHNNCMQIMWNAVFYDTVATYTSSWRKNKLWFRSPDTPTVSSYCKGSHTNHSEKPEAAESFTCRVDSSSCKTANSNAYDLATKAASFHEPSSRRVTLPVIDGTESVVASISEHVQGELFSSLETNLTDYIGILIEDGANIAASTVQDGKMHEENSSCLEKSGEKGESSEQITSEDIVANIFITTLQTSSDSPVGDEVDTLDIHEPPPPGCESGITRPSLRCNFRPVRSKESIPEIEEYVATALCRQKLHNVVMKDWKSLFMKCSLKEFLASQKGSHQVSRKETIAPRKLKAITQIKKPVKSSISSHTAEKPKKQCVRSSEKILVKRSKKPPSKDTPSKDLSLSKPSQPKIRNAVQQDQIIIKNVTKVRKEKVGKDAHRKVISEKNQDVGMADEFDDELLITRLRRISKSKTKELREGTDAGKSCEEISLSAEESVETVGSRDHEENLSNKSSQKVQKANVSKLKRKNTSEVEGAQSCSGANGGYTEISGKDTDTESLGFETRDKVSHERLSKRRKTKGKNIVEKSACSVSHKSLKPSESSTLKRKHSLDENVPKDSESAVGNEGKLPGNTSNKMQKGSKKLKLKRKLLPKHTTELSPIEDLAVDNDSRPTSIALKPLVKLGPKASNKKVLVPMPKSDGCARTSINGWHWRAWSLKASPKERASVRGSSCVHTQHFGSKISSSQNVLSARTNRAKMRNLLAAADGADLLKVSQLKARKKRLRFQQSKIHDWGLVALEPIDAEDFVIEYVGELIRSSISEIREHQYEKMGIGSSYLFRLDDGYVIDATKRGGIARFINHSCEPNCYTKIISVDGKKKIFIYAKRHIDAGEEISYNYKFPLEDNKIPCNCKAQKCRGSLN; via the exons ATGGTTGCACTTGATTCCTATTTCCCAAGGAAGAGACTCTCTGCTTTGGAACCAAATTTCTCTGGTTCGACGTGTATCGGAGTCTACAGTTCCGATGATTCCATAGCAGCACAAGATTACTCTTGTGACGACAG CTGCGATGATTTGGCAACTGTATCTTCCGCTCGTTGCGATTTCGACGAACTGTGTGGTCTGGATTCAGCCTTGGAGATGAGCTGCAGGTCTAATGGAGAAGGCCGTGAGGTTCATGAGGCTGGTGGTGGTAGTGGCGGCACAGACAAGAGTGAGGTTCCAGGGTATAATACAATGTATGCGAGCGGTTGGATGTACGTTAATCAGCAAGGCGAGATGTGTGGCGCTTATACGCAACAGCAGCTATTTGATGGCCTGTCCACTGGCTTTCTACCTGAGGATCTTCTTGTATACCCAACTATCAACGGTTATATGCAAAATTCTGTACCGCTTAAGTACTTCAAGCAGTTTCCTCAACATGTCGCCACTGGCTTTGCCTATCTACATAATGGAATGATAAATGTCCATCAACATGAGACTCGAGCAGAGCATacagcttcttctgctgctcATTTGATTTCCCACCCTCCACAGCCCAGTTCTAATGGTTCCCTCTTGGATCAGCGAATGTTAAACCAGGAGGAAGTGAATTTGTTAGCTTCGTTCATCTCATTG GGAAGCGAACATGCTTGCTGGTTTCTTGTGGATGCTGAGGGTAGAAATCATGGTCCATATTCTTTATTGGAGCTTTATAATTGGCAGCAGCATGGACATGTTTCAGATGCAGCAATG ATACGGGATGTTGAAAATAAGTTAAGACCAATCACATTAGCGTCGTTAATTGGTGTATGGAGGGATAAATGTGGTGGTGAAAATTGTGACGAGTCAATGTCTGGGGCGAGCTTCATATCTGAAGTATCTGAAGAACTCTCTTCTCAGCTTCAGGGTGGAATAATCAAAATAGCTAGAAGAGCTCTACTCGATGAAATCATCAGTAGCGCAATTTCAGACTTTCTTAAGGCGAAGAAAAGAGACGAGCATCTCAAGTCTGATCCACCCAGTTCCGCTGCCAATGTTGTTAAATGCATATCG TCTCAAGTTATCAATCCGGAGAAAACTGCTGTCTCAACCACTGAAGCAGCAGGCTGTGAGAACATAGAGAATGAGGAGGATCCTAGTCGAATAGTTTCAGAGTCGCTCAAATACACTAAATCTGTTGGAAGCGCCGAGAACTTTGAGACATCTTGCTCAGCTGTATGTGGAATCCTTCACAACAATTGCATGCAAATTATGTGGAATGCTGTCTTTTATGATACTGTGGCAACGTATACATCATCTTGGCGAAAGAACAAACTTTGGTTTCGTTCTCCTGATACCCCAACCGTTTCGAGCTACTGCAAGGGTTCCCATACCAACCACTCAGAAAAACCAGAAGCAGCTGAGAgt TTTACTTGTAGGGTGGATTCCTCTTCCTGCAAAACTGCTAACTCTAATGCATATGACTTAGCTACCAAAGCAGCAAGTTTTCATGAACCGTCATCTAGGAGAGTAACCTTACCAGTCATTGATGGAACAGAAAGCGTTGTAGCAAGCATATCGGAACACGTACAAGGGGAGCTCTTTTCGTCTCTGGAAACTAATCTGACTGATTATATTGGCATTCTCATTGAAGATGGTGCGAACATTGCTGCTAGTACTGTCCAAGATGGCAAAATGCATGAG GAAAACTCGTCATGTTTGGAAAAGTCTGGTGAAAAGGGAGAATCGTCTGAGCAAATCACATCTGAGGATATTGttgctaatatttttattacaacaTTGCAGACATCATCAGACAGTCCGGTCGGTGATGAAGTTGATACTCTGGATATTCATGAGCCACCACCACCTGGGTGTGAAAGCGGCATTACAAGGCCATCTCTGCGCTGTAACTTTCGGCCTGTAAGGTCCAAAGAATCCATTCCTGAGATTGAAGAATATGTTGCAACGGCTTTATGTAGACAGAAGTTGCATAATGTTGTTATGAAAGATTGGAAATCACTGTTCATGAAGTGTTCTCTTAAGGAATTCCTTGCTTCACAGAAAGGAAGCCATCAAGTTTCTCGCAAAGAAACAATCGCCCCGAGGAAGCTCAAAGCGATTACTCAGATCAAAAAGCCAGTAAAGTCTAGTATATCAAGTCATACAGCCGAGAAGCCAAAGAAACAATGTGTCAGATCTTCTGAAAAAATTCTGGTTAAACGATCTAAGAAACCTCCTTCTAAAGATACACCCAGTAAAGATTTGTCACTTAGTAAACCAAGTCAGCCGAAGATAAGGAATGCTGTCCAGCAGGATCAAA TTATCATTAAGAATGTGACGAAGGTTCGGAAAGAAAAGGTTGGTAAAGATGCTCATCGCAAGGTGATTTCTGAGAAAAACCAAGATGTTGGAATGGCAGATGAATTTGATGACGAACTTCTTATAACAAGACTAAGAA GGATATCAAAGAGTAAAACAAAAGAGTTAAGAGAAGGTACAGACGCTGGAAAATCCTGTGAGGAGATTTCATTGTCTGCTGAAGAATCCGTGGAAACTGTTGGCTCCAGAGATCATGAGGAAAATCTTTCAAATAAGTCTTCTCAGAAAGTGCAAAAAG CTAATGTGTCAAAGCTAAAGAGAAAGAATACATCAGAAGTCGAAGGAGCACAATCTTGTAGTGGAGCAAACGGAGGATATACTGAGATTTCTGGAAAAGACACTGATACAGAAAGCCTTGGATTTGAAACCAGGGATAAGGTTTCCCATGAACGCCTCAGCAAGAGACGGAAAA ctaaaggaaaaaatattgtGGAGAAGTCTGCGTGCAGCGTATCACATAAATCTCTTAAGC CATCggaatcatcaactctaaagaGAAAGCATTCATTAGATGAAAATGTCCCCAAGGATTCTGAGAGTGCTGTTGGAAATGAAGGAAAGCTTCCTGGCAATACATCAAATAAAATGCAGAAAG GTTCGAAGAAATTGAAGCTTAAAAGGAAGCTATTACCAAAACATACAACAGAGCTTTCTCCCATTGAGGATTTGGCAGTGGATAATGACAGCAGACCTACGTCGATTGCACTAAAACCATTGGTAAAATTGGGACCGAAAGCAAGCAATAAAAAGGTGTTAGTTCCAATGCCAAAGTCCGATGGATGTGCACGCACATCTATTAATGGCTGGCATTGGCGTGCATGGTCATTAAAGGCTAGTCCTAAAGAGAGAGCCAGTGTTAGGGGAAGTTCTTGCGTGCACACGCAACATTTTGGTTCCAAAATTAGTTCTTCTCAAAACGTTCTTTCTGCAAGAACTAATAGGGCAAAGATGCGTAATCTTCTAGCTGCTGCCGATGGTGCTGACCTCTTAAAAGTTTCTCAGTTGAAg GCTAGGAAAAAGCGTTTGCGGTTTCAACAAAGCAAAATTCATGATTGGGGTCTTGTCGCACTTGAACCAATTGACGCAGAGGACTTTGTGATCGAATATGTTGGAGAGTTGATACGTTCTTCT ATATCTGAGATCCGTGAACACCAATATGAAAAGATGGGAATTGGAAGCAGTTATCTTTTCAGGCTTGATGATGGCTATGTG ATTGATGCCACAAAGCGAGGTGGCATAGCAAGGTTTATAAACCATTCATGTGAG CCTAATTGTTACACCAAGATTATAAGTGTGGACGGTAAGAAGAAGATATTTATCTATGCGAAACGGCATATTGACGCTGGTGAAGAAATAAGTTACAACTACAAATTCCCGCTTGAGGACAACAAAATCCCTTGCAACTGTAAAGCACAAAA GTGCCGTGGATCACTGAACTAG
- the LOC106431623 gene encoding histone-lysine N-methyltransferase ATXR7 isoform X4 produces MVALDSYFPRKRLSALEPNFSGSTCIGVYSSDDSIAAQDYSCDDSCDDLATVSSARCDFDELCGLDSALEMSCRSNGEGREVHEAGGGSGGTDKSEVPGYNTMYASGWMYVNQQGEMCGAYTQQQLFDGLSTGFLPEDLLVYPTINGYMQNSVPLKYFKQFPQHVATGFAYLHNGMINVHQHETRAEHTASSAAHLISHPPQPSSNGSLLDQRMLNQEEVNLLASFISLGSEHACWFLVDAEGRNHGPYSLLELYNWQQHGHVSDAAMIRDVENKLRPITLASLIGVWRDKCGGENCDESMSGASFISEVSEELSSQLQGGIIKIARRALLDEIISSAISDFLKAKKRDEHLKSDPPSSAANVVKCISSQVINPEKTAVSTTEAAGCENIENEEDPSRIVSESLKYTKSVGSAENFETSCSAVCGILHNNCMQIMWNAVFYDTVATYTSSWRKNKLWFRSPDTPTVSSYCKGSHTNHSEKPEAAESFTCRVDSSSCKTANSNAYDLATKAASFHEPSSRRVTLPVIDGTESVVASISEHVQGELFSSLETNLTDYIGILIEDGANIAASTVQDGKMHEENSSCLEKSGEKGESSEQITSEDIVANIFITTLQTSSDSPVGDEVDTLDIHEPPPPGCESGITRPSLRCNFRPVRSKESIPEIEEYVATALCRQKLHNVVMKDWKSLFMKCSLKEFLASQKGSHQVSRKETIAPRKLKAITQIKKPVKSSISSHTAEKPKKQCVRSSEKILVKRSKKPPSKDTPSKDLSLSKPSQPKIRNAVQQDQIIIKNVTKVRKEKVGKDAHRKVISEKNQDVGMADEFDDELLITRLRRISKSKTKELREGTDAGKSCEEISLSAEESVETVGSRDHEENLSNKSSQKVQKANVSKLKRKNTSEVEGAQSCSGANGGYTEISGKDTDTESLGFETRDKVSHERLSKRRKNAAKGKNIVEKSACSVSHKSLKPSESSTLKRKHSLDENVPKDSESAVGNEGKLPGNTSNKMQKGSKKLKLKRKLLPKHTTELSPIEDLAVDNDSRPTSIALKPLVKLGPKASNKKVLVPMPKSDGCARTSINGWHWRAWSLKASPKERASVRGSSCVHTQHFGSKISSSQNVLSARTNRAKMRNLLAAADGADLLKVSQLKARKKRLRFQQSKIHDWGLVALEPIDAEDFVIEYVGELIRSSISEIREHQYEKMGIGSSYLFRLDDGYVIDATKRGGIARFINHSCEPNCYTKIISVDGKKKIFIYAKRHIDAGEEISYNYKFPLEDNKIPCNCKAQKCRGSLN; encoded by the exons ATGGTTGCACTTGATTCCTATTTCCCAAGGAAGAGACTCTCTGCTTTGGAACCAAATTTCTCTGGTTCGACGTGTATCGGAGTCTACAGTTCCGATGATTCCATAGCAGCACAAGATTACTCTTGTGACGACAG CTGCGATGATTTGGCAACTGTATCTTCCGCTCGTTGCGATTTCGACGAACTGTGTGGTCTGGATTCAGCCTTGGAGATGAGCTGCAGGTCTAATGGAGAAGGCCGTGAGGTTCATGAGGCTGGTGGTGGTAGTGGCGGCACAGACAAGAGTGAGGTTCCAGGGTATAATACAATGTATGCGAGCGGTTGGATGTACGTTAATCAGCAAGGCGAGATGTGTGGCGCTTATACGCAACAGCAGCTATTTGATGGCCTGTCCACTGGCTTTCTACCTGAGGATCTTCTTGTATACCCAACTATCAACGGTTATATGCAAAATTCTGTACCGCTTAAGTACTTCAAGCAGTTTCCTCAACATGTCGCCACTGGCTTTGCCTATCTACATAATGGAATGATAAATGTCCATCAACATGAGACTCGAGCAGAGCATacagcttcttctgctgctcATTTGATTTCCCACCCTCCACAGCCCAGTTCTAATGGTTCCCTCTTGGATCAGCGAATGTTAAACCAGGAGGAAGTGAATTTGTTAGCTTCGTTCATCTCATTG GGAAGCGAACATGCTTGCTGGTTTCTTGTGGATGCTGAGGGTAGAAATCATGGTCCATATTCTTTATTGGAGCTTTATAATTGGCAGCAGCATGGACATGTTTCAGATGCAGCAATG ATACGGGATGTTGAAAATAAGTTAAGACCAATCACATTAGCGTCGTTAATTGGTGTATGGAGGGATAAATGTGGTGGTGAAAATTGTGACGAGTCAATGTCTGGGGCGAGCTTCATATCTGAAGTATCTGAAGAACTCTCTTCTCAGCTTCAGGGTGGAATAATCAAAATAGCTAGAAGAGCTCTACTCGATGAAATCATCAGTAGCGCAATTTCAGACTTTCTTAAGGCGAAGAAAAGAGACGAGCATCTCAAGTCTGATCCACCCAGTTCCGCTGCCAATGTTGTTAAATGCATATCG TCTCAAGTTATCAATCCGGAGAAAACTGCTGTCTCAACCACTGAAGCAGCAGGCTGTGAGAACATAGAGAATGAGGAGGATCCTAGTCGAATAGTTTCAGAGTCGCTCAAATACACTAAATCTGTTGGAAGCGCCGAGAACTTTGAGACATCTTGCTCAGCTGTATGTGGAATCCTTCACAACAATTGCATGCAAATTATGTGGAATGCTGTCTTTTATGATACTGTGGCAACGTATACATCATCTTGGCGAAAGAACAAACTTTGGTTTCGTTCTCCTGATACCCCAACCGTTTCGAGCTACTGCAAGGGTTCCCATACCAACCACTCAGAAAAACCAGAAGCAGCTGAGAgt TTTACTTGTAGGGTGGATTCCTCTTCCTGCAAAACTGCTAACTCTAATGCATATGACTTAGCTACCAAAGCAGCAAGTTTTCATGAACCGTCATCTAGGAGAGTAACCTTACCAGTCATTGATGGAACAGAAAGCGTTGTAGCAAGCATATCGGAACACGTACAAGGGGAGCTCTTTTCGTCTCTGGAAACTAATCTGACTGATTATATTGGCATTCTCATTGAAGATGGTGCGAACATTGCTGCTAGTACTGTCCAAGATGGCAAAATGCATGAG GAAAACTCGTCATGTTTGGAAAAGTCTGGTGAAAAGGGAGAATCGTCTGAGCAAATCACATCTGAGGATATTGttgctaatatttttattacaacaTTGCAGACATCATCAGACAGTCCGGTCGGTGATGAAGTTGATACTCTGGATATTCATGAGCCACCACCACCTGGGTGTGAAAGCGGCATTACAAGGCCATCTCTGCGCTGTAACTTTCGGCCTGTAAGGTCCAAAGAATCCATTCCTGAGATTGAAGAATATGTTGCAACGGCTTTATGTAGACAGAAGTTGCATAATGTTGTTATGAAAGATTGGAAATCACTGTTCATGAAGTGTTCTCTTAAGGAATTCCTTGCTTCACAGAAAGGAAGCCATCAAGTTTCTCGCAAAGAAACAATCGCCCCGAGGAAGCTCAAAGCGATTACTCAGATCAAAAAGCCAGTAAAGTCTAGTATATCAAGTCATACAGCCGAGAAGCCAAAGAAACAATGTGTCAGATCTTCTGAAAAAATTCTGGTTAAACGATCTAAGAAACCTCCTTCTAAAGATACACCCAGTAAAGATTTGTCACTTAGTAAACCAAGTCAGCCGAAGATAAGGAATGCTGTCCAGCAGGATCAAA TTATCATTAAGAATGTGACGAAGGTTCGGAAAGAAAAGGTTGGTAAAGATGCTCATCGCAAGGTGATTTCTGAGAAAAACCAAGATGTTGGAATGGCAGATGAATTTGATGACGAACTTCTTATAACAAGACTAAGAA GGATATCAAAGAGTAAAACAAAAGAGTTAAGAGAAGGTACAGACGCTGGAAAATCCTGTGAGGAGATTTCATTGTCTGCTGAAGAATCCGTGGAAACTGTTGGCTCCAGAGATCATGAGGAAAATCTTTCAAATAAGTCTTCTCAGAAAGTGCAAAAAG CTAATGTGTCAAAGCTAAAGAGAAAGAATACATCAGAAGTCGAAGGAGCACAATCTTGTAGTGGAGCAAACGGAGGATATACTGAGATTTCTGGAAAAGACACTGATACAGAAAGCCTTGGATTTGAAACCAGGGATAAGGTTTCCCATGAACGCCTCAGCAAGAGACGGAAAA ATGCAgctaaaggaaaaaatattgtGGAGAAGTCTGCGTGCAGCGTATCACATAAATCTCTTAAGC CATCggaatcatcaactctaaagaGAAAGCATTCATTAGATGAAAATGTCCCCAAGGATTCTGAGAGTGCTGTTGGAAATGAAGGAAAGCTTCCTGGCAATACATCAAATAAAATGCAGAAAG GTTCGAAGAAATTGAAGCTTAAAAGGAAGCTATTACCAAAACATACAACAGAGCTTTCTCCCATTGAGGATTTGGCAGTGGATAATGACAGCAGACCTACGTCGATTGCACTAAAACCATTGGTAAAATTGGGACCGAAAGCAAGCAATAAAAAGGTGTTAGTTCCAATGCCAAAGTCCGATGGATGTGCACGCACATCTATTAATGGCTGGCATTGGCGTGCATGGTCATTAAAGGCTAGTCCTAAAGAGAGAGCCAGTGTTAGGGGAAGTTCTTGCGTGCACACGCAACATTTTGGTTCCAAAATTAGTTCTTCTCAAAACGTTCTTTCTGCAAGAACTAATAGGGCAAAGATGCGTAATCTTCTAGCTGCTGCCGATGGTGCTGACCTCTTAAAAGTTTCTCAGTTGAAg GCTAGGAAAAAGCGTTTGCGGTTTCAACAAAGCAAAATTCATGATTGGGGTCTTGTCGCACTTGAACCAATTGACGCAGAGGACTTTGTGATCGAATATGTTGGAGAGTTGATACGTTCTTCT ATATCTGAGATCCGTGAACACCAATATGAAAAGATGGGAATTGGAAGCAGTTATCTTTTCAGGCTTGATGATGGCTATGTG ATTGATGCCACAAAGCGAGGTGGCATAGCAAGGTTTATAAACCATTCATGTGAG CCTAATTGTTACACCAAGATTATAAGTGTGGACGGTAAGAAGAAGATATTTATCTATGCGAAACGGCATATTGACGCTGGTGAAGAAATAAGTTACAACTACAAATTCCCGCTTGAGGACAACAAAATCCCTTGCAACTGTAAAGCACAAAA GTGCCGTGGATCACTGAACTAG